The following are from one region of the Alkalimarinus sediminis genome:
- a CDS encoding FmdB family zinc ribbon protein produces MPIYEYACKACGFEKDVLQKLSDSPLTQCPSCEEQTFSKRISAAGFRLKGSGWYETDFKTGKKKNLAQDSKSSADAG; encoded by the coding sequence ATGCCAATCTATGAATATGCATGCAAAGCGTGCGGGTTTGAGAAGGATGTATTGCAAAAGTTGAGCGATAGTCCACTGACGCAGTGCCCATCTTGTGAAGAGCAAACGTTTTCCAAGCGAATCTCAGCAGCAGGCTTTAGATTAAAAGGGTCTGGCTGGTATGAAACAGACTTTAAGACGGGTAAGAAAAAGAATCTTGCACAAGATAGCAAGTCTAGCGCAGATGCGGGCTAG